In Scylla paramamosain isolate STU-SP2022 chromosome 19, ASM3559412v1, whole genome shotgun sequence, a single genomic region encodes these proteins:
- the LOC135109952 gene encoding fasciclin-2-like isoform X2: protein MSCEFKMANQRYLILLSLLAVQVSLAKEPTLIIQPNSILKSVGEGAYVSCMAQVDDADLVTEMSWTAPDGEKITNNNENSVSTAEDGTTGKLDLVITKLRERDVGEYTCSATYAGNQKLEAKIMVESFMEIDFGDTPLHQTLLIGQEGKIKCTPMAKPAPIVDWFKNMIPLKNGDNHIIQQDGILIKEVTEADEGTYRCRARVSALGSMKQMEIQVEVNIPPVINIPPQNVTGREHEEAIFECSATGKPAPEYSWVDNNNVPLQNGDDYHMNSETGVLKIMNLRPEQSGEYRCTAANSAGEDFKTAHLQVYTKPMVEEYLNLTVQSGNNMEMRCVVSGNPPPQVIFKKESEPGNYSQGINADDRIVVRQERDEEGREVGILEIEGVSRSDDGLYTCTAVSEGGVTQRWGHITVEFSPTFEEQGTTVQWSWEKAPVNLTCLATSIPNATIQWYLRNQEINANDPNMQRLEMGPRGVLRVNPISSSYFGFYTCKATNTLGTNSLDIELKEAHPPGPIISSKVDKKTATTISWILVDPADDGGLPIQSYIVEYREAEHTWEEAFRHVWNKGSSYTIDNLIPMATYVFRFAARSKVGDGEWGGEKSEMMPGHAEPEEPLIFAAAEMEIPYSNHYELQWEVPLNNGREIDFFQIVYYQVKKKGEEWEPVGKKTTQEVPYPGTSSYKIEGLLSNSYYKIELRAHNDIGFSTPAEKIIKTAHDPKTPTGNGSGASVQYSSIAPSTTALVHGHDPEGLSEEGGPNAGIIVAIIIIVILVVAVVVDVTCFFTRSAGLIATIASKRGAKDKDKETMLEDGKNARHSSHEGIGKNPQVWRGTNVSDRSEGAHQAPLRPALRPPQHHHTSTSTATPEHPPHPPETEAMQNTKPIIRELHRKSTREETTHSLINTGHDFFDPPNENVLKSSISSPLLDQSYSDDSIYAKVSDVTEPRENPATRCTRLTHSQELLAQVLQKRAPFREREDAPFLPKATKVRSVSLEDAAYDLAEIPHPSRLVNSLLGSTEMLQDFQAPHHSSTEALKFGSNEVFSQPTAHLLLGSSGDPLTHVIPPCPLPRKSEKYNDNLRMQFFLSNSREMLNGGPRLADSRPQNGETLNGPPRLTNTRSQGPPSVGSCSTHYQPTDAAPHQTQTKTAYRIAPYDDPIIPARPPPPSPPRRQGKDAPQNIKTQPFIPLPAPRKDKKPPWKVSKGYSRDTSQHPSLSLSMDTLDSATDTHQSPQQHPHPLPTTRSLNNLLDDSNSSLRSYGKPTLL, encoded by the exons GGTGTCCACAGCGGAGGATGGCACCACGGGCAAGCTGGATCTCGTCATCACCAAGCTGAGGGAGCGAGATGTGGGGGAGTACACTTGTTCAGCCACTTATGCTGGCAACCAGAAGCTGGAGGCAAAGATTATGGTGGAGTCCTTCA TGGAGATTGACTTTGGGGACACACCCCTCCACCAGACACTGCTCATTGGCCAGGAAGGGAAGATCAAGTGTACACCAATGGCCAAGCCAGCACCTATTGTTGACTGGTTCAAGAATATGATACCACTTAAGAATG GCGACAACCACATCATTCAGCAAGATGGGATTCTCATCAAGGAGGTGACAGAGGCGGATGAGGGAACATACCGGTGCAGAGCCAGAGTGTCAGCCCTGGGATCCATGAAGCAGATGGAGATACAGGTGGAGGTGAACATTCCCCCAGTCATCAACATCCCACCACAGAACGTCACAGGAAGAGAGCACGAGGAGGCAATCTTTGAGTGCAGTGCCACGGGGAAGCCGGCGCCAGAGTATTCCTGGGTGGACAACAACAATGTGCCACTGCAGAATGGGGATGACTACCACATGAACAGTGAAACGGGAGTGCTCAAGATCATGAACCTGAGGCCAGAGCAGTCTGGGGAGTACCGGTGCACGGCTGCCAACTCCGCTGGCGAGGACTTCAAGACAGCACATCTCCAG GTTTACACCAAGCCCATGGTAGAAGAATACCTCAACCTGACTGTGCAGAGTGGCAACAATATGGAGATGCGGTGTGTGGTGAGCGGCAACCCTCCACCTCAGGTTATCTTCAAGAAGGAGAGTGAGCCAGGGAACTACAGCCAAGGCATCAATGCTGACGACCGAATTGTTGTGCGACAGGAAAGGGACGAGGAGGGACGGGAAGTTGGCAT TCTGGAGATCGAAGGTGTGTCGCGCAGCGATGATGGCCTGTATACATGCACGGCCGTGTCTGAAGGTGGCGTGACACAGAGGTGGGGCCACATCACTGTTGAGTTCAGCCCCACCTTTGAGGAGCAGGGAACCACCGTGCAGTGGTCTTGGGAGAAGGCGCCAGTCAACCTCACCTGCCTCGCCACCTCCATCCCCAATGCTACCA TTCAGTGGTACTTACGCAACCAAGAAATCAATGCCAATGACCCCAATATGCAGAGGTTAGAGATGGGGCCACGTGGGGTGCTCAGAGTCAACCCCATCAGCTCCTCCTACTTTGGTTTCTACACATGCAAGGCAACCAACACTCTAGGAACCAACTCTCTTGACATCGAACTGAAGGAGGCCCACCCTCCAGGACCCATCATCAGCTCCAAG GTGGATAAGAAGACAGCAACCACCATCTCTTGGATCCTGGTGGACCCAGCTGATGATGGCGGCCTGCCCATTCAGAGCTACATTGTGGAGTACAGGGAAGCAGAACACACTTGGGAGGAAGCTTTCAGACATGTATGGAACAAAG GCTCTTCCTACACCATCGACAACCTCATTCCAATGGCAACATACGTCTTCCGCTTTGCCGCACGGAGCAAGGTTGGCGACGGAGAGTGGGGAGGTGAAAAG AGTGAAATGATGCCCGGACACGCTGAGCCAGAGGAGCCCCTGATCTTTGCTGCGGCCGAGATGGAGATACCTTACTCCAACCACTATGAGCTCCAGTGGGAAGTCCCTCTCAACAATGGCCGGGAAATTGACTTCTTCCAGATTGTGTATTATCAG gtgaagaagaagggagaggagtgggagccGGTGGGGAAGAAGACGACGCAAGAGGTTCCTTATCCCGGCACAAGCTCCTACAAGATCGAAGGACTCCTCAGCAACTCATACTACAAGATTGAGTTGCGCGCTCACAACGACATTGGCTTTTCCACCCCAGCTGAGAAAATTATCAAGACTGCACATG ATCCCAAGACCCCAACAGGTAATGGCTCGGGCGCGTCTGTGCAATACAGTAGCATTGCTCCCTCCACTACTGCCCTCGTCCACG GCCACGACCCAGAAGGTTTGTCCGAGGAGGGTGGCCCCAACGCTGGCATCATCGtggccatcatcatcatcgtcatcctggtggtggcagtggtggtggatgtgacCTGCTTCTTCACCCGCAGTGCCGGCCTCATCGCCACCATTGCCAGCAAGCGAGGTGccaaggacaaggacaaggagaccaTGCTTGAGGATGGCAAGAATGCAAG ACATTCCTCCCACGAAGGCATTGGTAAGAACCCGCAGGTGTGGAGAGGCACCAATGTGTCTGACAGGAGTGAGGGGGCCCACCAGGCACCACTTCGACCAGCACTCAGACCACCACAGCACCATCACACCTCTACAAGCACTGCCACTCCTGAACACCCACCACACCCGCCAGAGACTGAGGCCATGCAGAACACCAAACCCATCATTCGGGAGCTACACAGGAAGAGCACTAGGGAGGAAACTACTCATTCCTTAATTAACACAGGACATGATTTCTTTGACCCACCAAATGAGAATGTACTGAAGAGCAGCATCAGCTCTCCATTACTCGATCAGTCTTACTCTGATGACTCAATCTATGCTAAGGTGTCGGATGTCACTGAGCCAAGGGAGAACCCAGCCACTCGATGCACTCGCCTCACACATAGTCAGGAGTTGCTGGCACAAGTTCTTCAGAAGAGAGcaccattcagagagagagaagatgctCCCTTCCTACCCAAAGCCACCAAGGTACGGTCTGTGTCACTGGAAGATGCAGCTTATGACTTGGCGGAAATCCCTCACCCCAGCAGATTAGTAAACTCACTATTGGGCAGCACAGAAATGCTTCAAGATTTTCAAGCCCCACATCACAGCAGCACAGAAGCCCTGAAGTTTGGAAGTAATGAAGTATTCAGCCAGCCAACTGCACATCTTTTGTTAGGGAGCAGTGGAGATCCACTCACACACGTCATCCCACCTTGTCCCTTGccaagaaaaagtgaaaagtacAATGATAATCTGAGAATGCAGTTTTTCCTTTCAAACAGTAGAGAAATGCTGAATGGTGGTCCAAGATTAGCAGACAGCAGACCTCAAAATGGAGAAACATTGAATGGTCCTCCAAGATTGACAAACACCAGATCTCAAGGGCCTCCCAGTGTGGGGTCCTGCAGCACTCACTACCAGCCCACAGATGCCGCACCTCACcaaacacagacaaagacagCATACAGAATAGCACCTTATGATGACCCAATCATCCCCGCAAGGCCTCCCCCTCCAAGCCCCCCcaggagacaaggaaaagatGCACCACAGAACATCAAAACACAGCCATTTATCCCTCTCCCTGCACCTCGCAAAGACAAGAAACCTCCATGGAAAGTAAGCAAGGGATACAGTAGAGACACATCACAACATCCAAGTCTCAGCCTCAGCATGGACACTCTAGACTCAGCGACAGATACACACCAGTCACCACAGCAACACCCTCATCCTCTGCCCACAACCAGGTCCCTCAACAACCTGCTGGACGACTCAAACAGCAGTCTTCGGTCGTACGGCAAGCCAACACTGCTGTAG
- the LOC135109952 gene encoding fasciclin-2-like isoform X4 has protein sequence MSGCEFKMANQRYLILLSLLAVQVSLAKEPTLIIQPNSILKSVGEGAYVSCMAQVDDADLVTEMSWTAPDGEKITNNNENSVSTAEDGTTGKLDLVITKLRERDVGEYTCSATYAGNQKLEAKIMVESFMEIDFGDTPLHQTLLIGQEGKIKCTPMAKPAPIVDWFKNMIPLKNGDNHIIQQDGILIKEVTEADEGTYRCRARVSALGSMKQMEIQVEVNIPPVINIPPQNVTGREHEEAIFECSATGKPAPEYSWVDNNNVPLQNGDDYHMNSETGVLKIMNLRPEQSGEYRCTAANSAGEDFKTAHLQVYTKPMVEEYLNLTVQSGNNMEMRCVVSGNPPPQVIFKKESEPGNYSQGINADDRIVVRQERDEEGREVGILEIEGVSRSDDGLYTCTAVSEGGVTQRWGHITVEFSPTFEEQGTTVQWSWEKAPVNLTCLATSIPNATIQWYLRNQEINANDPNMQRLEMGPRGVLRVNPISSSYFGFYTCKATNTLGTNSLDIELKEAHPPGPIISSKVDKKTATTISWILVDPADDGGLPIQSYIVEYREAEHTWEEAFRHVWNKGSSYTIDNLIPMATYVFRFAARSKVGDGEWGGEKSEMMPGHAEPEEPLIFAAAEMEIPYSNHYELQWEVPLNNGREIDFFQIVYYQVKKKGEEWEPVGKKTTQEVPYPGTSSYKIEGLLSNSYYKIELRAHNDIGFSTPAEKIIKTAHDPKTPTGHDPEGLSEEGGPNAGIIVAIIIIVILVVAVVVDVTCFFTRSAGLIATIASKRGAKDKDKETMLEDGKNARHSSHEGIGKNPQVWRGTNVSDRSEGAHQAPLRPALRPPQHHHTSTSTATPEHPPHPPETEAMQNTKPIIRELHRKSTREETTHSLINTGHDFFDPPNENVLKSSISSPLLDQSYSDDSIYAKVSDVTEPRENPATRCTRLTHSQELLAQVLQKRAPFREREDAPFLPKATKVRSVSLEDAAYDLAEIPHPSRLVNSLLGSTEMLQDFQAPHHSSTEALKFGSNEVFSQPTAHLLLGSSGDPLTHVIPPCPLPRKSEKYNDNLRMQFFLSNSREMLNGGPRLADSRPQNGETLNGPPRLTNTRSQGPPSVGSCSTHYQPTDAAPHQTQTKTAYRIAPYDDPIIPARPPPPSPPRRQGKDAPQNIKTQPFIPLPAPRKDKKPPWKVSKGYSRDTSQHPSLSLSMDTLDSATDTHQSPQQHPHPLPTTRSLNNLLDDSNSSLRSYGKPTLL, from the exons GGTGTCCACAGCGGAGGATGGCACCACGGGCAAGCTGGATCTCGTCATCACCAAGCTGAGGGAGCGAGATGTGGGGGAGTACACTTGTTCAGCCACTTATGCTGGCAACCAGAAGCTGGAGGCAAAGATTATGGTGGAGTCCTTCA TGGAGATTGACTTTGGGGACACACCCCTCCACCAGACACTGCTCATTGGCCAGGAAGGGAAGATCAAGTGTACACCAATGGCCAAGCCAGCACCTATTGTTGACTGGTTCAAGAATATGATACCACTTAAGAATG GCGACAACCACATCATTCAGCAAGATGGGATTCTCATCAAGGAGGTGACAGAGGCGGATGAGGGAACATACCGGTGCAGAGCCAGAGTGTCAGCCCTGGGATCCATGAAGCAGATGGAGATACAGGTGGAGGTGAACATTCCCCCAGTCATCAACATCCCACCACAGAACGTCACAGGAAGAGAGCACGAGGAGGCAATCTTTGAGTGCAGTGCCACGGGGAAGCCGGCGCCAGAGTATTCCTGGGTGGACAACAACAATGTGCCACTGCAGAATGGGGATGACTACCACATGAACAGTGAAACGGGAGTGCTCAAGATCATGAACCTGAGGCCAGAGCAGTCTGGGGAGTACCGGTGCACGGCTGCCAACTCCGCTGGCGAGGACTTCAAGACAGCACATCTCCAG GTTTACACCAAGCCCATGGTAGAAGAATACCTCAACCTGACTGTGCAGAGTGGCAACAATATGGAGATGCGGTGTGTGGTGAGCGGCAACCCTCCACCTCAGGTTATCTTCAAGAAGGAGAGTGAGCCAGGGAACTACAGCCAAGGCATCAATGCTGACGACCGAATTGTTGTGCGACAGGAAAGGGACGAGGAGGGACGGGAAGTTGGCAT TCTGGAGATCGAAGGTGTGTCGCGCAGCGATGATGGCCTGTATACATGCACGGCCGTGTCTGAAGGTGGCGTGACACAGAGGTGGGGCCACATCACTGTTGAGTTCAGCCCCACCTTTGAGGAGCAGGGAACCACCGTGCAGTGGTCTTGGGAGAAGGCGCCAGTCAACCTCACCTGCCTCGCCACCTCCATCCCCAATGCTACCA TTCAGTGGTACTTACGCAACCAAGAAATCAATGCCAATGACCCCAATATGCAGAGGTTAGAGATGGGGCCACGTGGGGTGCTCAGAGTCAACCCCATCAGCTCCTCCTACTTTGGTTTCTACACATGCAAGGCAACCAACACTCTAGGAACCAACTCTCTTGACATCGAACTGAAGGAGGCCCACCCTCCAGGACCCATCATCAGCTCCAAG GTGGATAAGAAGACAGCAACCACCATCTCTTGGATCCTGGTGGACCCAGCTGATGATGGCGGCCTGCCCATTCAGAGCTACATTGTGGAGTACAGGGAAGCAGAACACACTTGGGAGGAAGCTTTCAGACATGTATGGAACAAAG GCTCTTCCTACACCATCGACAACCTCATTCCAATGGCAACATACGTCTTCCGCTTTGCCGCACGGAGCAAGGTTGGCGACGGAGAGTGGGGAGGTGAAAAG AGTGAAATGATGCCCGGACACGCTGAGCCAGAGGAGCCCCTGATCTTTGCTGCGGCCGAGATGGAGATACCTTACTCCAACCACTATGAGCTCCAGTGGGAAGTCCCTCTCAACAATGGCCGGGAAATTGACTTCTTCCAGATTGTGTATTATCAG gtgaagaagaagggagaggagtgggagccGGTGGGGAAGAAGACGACGCAAGAGGTTCCTTATCCCGGCACAAGCTCCTACAAGATCGAAGGACTCCTCAGCAACTCATACTACAAGATTGAGTTGCGCGCTCACAACGACATTGGCTTTTCCACCCCAGCTGAGAAAATTATCAAGACTGCACATG ATCCCAAGACCCCAACAG GCCACGACCCAGAAGGTTTGTCCGAGGAGGGTGGCCCCAACGCTGGCATCATCGtggccatcatcatcatcgtcatcctggtggtggcagtggtggtggatgtgacCTGCTTCTTCACCCGCAGTGCCGGCCTCATCGCCACCATTGCCAGCAAGCGAGGTGccaaggacaaggacaaggagaccaTGCTTGAGGATGGCAAGAATGCAAG ACATTCCTCCCACGAAGGCATTGGTAAGAACCCGCAGGTGTGGAGAGGCACCAATGTGTCTGACAGGAGTGAGGGGGCCCACCAGGCACCACTTCGACCAGCACTCAGACCACCACAGCACCATCACACCTCTACAAGCACTGCCACTCCTGAACACCCACCACACCCGCCAGAGACTGAGGCCATGCAGAACACCAAACCCATCATTCGGGAGCTACACAGGAAGAGCACTAGGGAGGAAACTACTCATTCCTTAATTAACACAGGACATGATTTCTTTGACCCACCAAATGAGAATGTACTGAAGAGCAGCATCAGCTCTCCATTACTCGATCAGTCTTACTCTGATGACTCAATCTATGCTAAGGTGTCGGATGTCACTGAGCCAAGGGAGAACCCAGCCACTCGATGCACTCGCCTCACACATAGTCAGGAGTTGCTGGCACAAGTTCTTCAGAAGAGAGcaccattcagagagagagaagatgctCCCTTCCTACCCAAAGCCACCAAGGTACGGTCTGTGTCACTGGAAGATGCAGCTTATGACTTGGCGGAAATCCCTCACCCCAGCAGATTAGTAAACTCACTATTGGGCAGCACAGAAATGCTTCAAGATTTTCAAGCCCCACATCACAGCAGCACAGAAGCCCTGAAGTTTGGAAGTAATGAAGTATTCAGCCAGCCAACTGCACATCTTTTGTTAGGGAGCAGTGGAGATCCACTCACACACGTCATCCCACCTTGTCCCTTGccaagaaaaagtgaaaagtacAATGATAATCTGAGAATGCAGTTTTTCCTTTCAAACAGTAGAGAAATGCTGAATGGTGGTCCAAGATTAGCAGACAGCAGACCTCAAAATGGAGAAACATTGAATGGTCCTCCAAGATTGACAAACACCAGATCTCAAGGGCCTCCCAGTGTGGGGTCCTGCAGCACTCACTACCAGCCCACAGATGCCGCACCTCACcaaacacagacaaagacagCATACAGAATAGCACCTTATGATGACCCAATCATCCCCGCAAGGCCTCCCCCTCCAAGCCCCCCcaggagacaaggaaaagatGCACCACAGAACATCAAAACACAGCCATTTATCCCTCTCCCTGCACCTCGCAAAGACAAGAAACCTCCATGGAAAGTAAGCAAGGGATACAGTAGAGACACATCACAACATCCAAGTCTCAGCCTCAGCATGGACACTCTAGACTCAGCGACAGATACACACCAGTCACCACAGCAACACCCTCATCCTCTGCCCACAACCAGGTCCCTCAACAACCTGCTGGACGACTCAAACAGCAGTCTTCGGTCGTACGGCAAGCCAACACTGCTGTAG
- the LOC135109952 gene encoding fasciclin-2-like isoform X5, whose product MSGCEFKMANQRYLILLSLLAVQVSLAKEPTLIIQPNSILKSVGEGAYVSCMAQVDDADLVTEMSWTAPDGEKITNNNENSVSTAEDGTTGKLDLVITKLRERDVGEYTCSATYAGNQKLEAKIMVESFMEIDFGDTPLHQTLLIGQEGKIKCTPMAKPAPIVDWFKNMIPLKNGDNHIIQQDGILIKEVTEADEGTYRCRARVSALGSMKQMEIQVEVNIPPVINIPPQNVTGREHEEAIFECSATGKPAPEYSWVDNNNVPLQNGDDYHMNSETGVLKIMNLRPEQSGEYRCTAANSAGEDFKTAHLQVYTKPMVEEYLNLTVQSGNNMEMRCVVSGNPPPQVIFKKESEPGNYSQGINADDRIVVRQERDEEGREVGILEIEGVSRSDDGLYTCTAVSEGGVTQRWGHITVEFSPTFEEQGTTVQWSWEKAPVNLTCLATSIPNATIQWYLRNQEINANDPNMQRLEMGPRGVLRVNPISSSYFGFYTCKATNTLGTNSLDIELKEAHPPGPIISSKVDKKTATTISWILVDPADDGGLPIQSYIVEYREAEHTWEEAFRHVWNKGSSYTIDNLIPMATYVFRFAARSKVGDGEWGGEKSEMMPGHAEPEEPLIFAAAEMEIPYSNHYELQWEVPLNNGREIDFFQIVYYQVKKKGEEWEPVGKKTTQEVPYPGTSSYKIEGLLSNSYYKIELRAHNDIGFSTPAEKIIKTAHGHDPEGLSEEGGPNAGIIVAIIIIVILVVAVVVDVTCFFTRSAGLIATIASKRGAKDKDKETMLEDGKNARHSSHEGIGKNPQVWRGTNVSDRSEGAHQAPLRPALRPPQHHHTSTSTATPEHPPHPPETEAMQNTKPIIRELHRKSTREETTHSLINTGHDFFDPPNENVLKSSISSPLLDQSYSDDSIYAKVSDVTEPRENPATRCTRLTHSQELLAQVLQKRAPFREREDAPFLPKATKVRSVSLEDAAYDLAEIPHPSRLVNSLLGSTEMLQDFQAPHHSSTEALKFGSNEVFSQPTAHLLLGSSGDPLTHVIPPCPLPRKSEKYNDNLRMQFFLSNSREMLNGGPRLADSRPQNGETLNGPPRLTNTRSQGPPSVGSCSTHYQPTDAAPHQTQTKTAYRIAPYDDPIIPARPPPPSPPRRQGKDAPQNIKTQPFIPLPAPRKDKKPPWKVSKGYSRDTSQHPSLSLSMDTLDSATDTHQSPQQHPHPLPTTRSLNNLLDDSNSSLRSYGKPTLL is encoded by the exons GGTGTCCACAGCGGAGGATGGCACCACGGGCAAGCTGGATCTCGTCATCACCAAGCTGAGGGAGCGAGATGTGGGGGAGTACACTTGTTCAGCCACTTATGCTGGCAACCAGAAGCTGGAGGCAAAGATTATGGTGGAGTCCTTCA TGGAGATTGACTTTGGGGACACACCCCTCCACCAGACACTGCTCATTGGCCAGGAAGGGAAGATCAAGTGTACACCAATGGCCAAGCCAGCACCTATTGTTGACTGGTTCAAGAATATGATACCACTTAAGAATG GCGACAACCACATCATTCAGCAAGATGGGATTCTCATCAAGGAGGTGACAGAGGCGGATGAGGGAACATACCGGTGCAGAGCCAGAGTGTCAGCCCTGGGATCCATGAAGCAGATGGAGATACAGGTGGAGGTGAACATTCCCCCAGTCATCAACATCCCACCACAGAACGTCACAGGAAGAGAGCACGAGGAGGCAATCTTTGAGTGCAGTGCCACGGGGAAGCCGGCGCCAGAGTATTCCTGGGTGGACAACAACAATGTGCCACTGCAGAATGGGGATGACTACCACATGAACAGTGAAACGGGAGTGCTCAAGATCATGAACCTGAGGCCAGAGCAGTCTGGGGAGTACCGGTGCACGGCTGCCAACTCCGCTGGCGAGGACTTCAAGACAGCACATCTCCAG GTTTACACCAAGCCCATGGTAGAAGAATACCTCAACCTGACTGTGCAGAGTGGCAACAATATGGAGATGCGGTGTGTGGTGAGCGGCAACCCTCCACCTCAGGTTATCTTCAAGAAGGAGAGTGAGCCAGGGAACTACAGCCAAGGCATCAATGCTGACGACCGAATTGTTGTGCGACAGGAAAGGGACGAGGAGGGACGGGAAGTTGGCAT TCTGGAGATCGAAGGTGTGTCGCGCAGCGATGATGGCCTGTATACATGCACGGCCGTGTCTGAAGGTGGCGTGACACAGAGGTGGGGCCACATCACTGTTGAGTTCAGCCCCACCTTTGAGGAGCAGGGAACCACCGTGCAGTGGTCTTGGGAGAAGGCGCCAGTCAACCTCACCTGCCTCGCCACCTCCATCCCCAATGCTACCA TTCAGTGGTACTTACGCAACCAAGAAATCAATGCCAATGACCCCAATATGCAGAGGTTAGAGATGGGGCCACGTGGGGTGCTCAGAGTCAACCCCATCAGCTCCTCCTACTTTGGTTTCTACACATGCAAGGCAACCAACACTCTAGGAACCAACTCTCTTGACATCGAACTGAAGGAGGCCCACCCTCCAGGACCCATCATCAGCTCCAAG GTGGATAAGAAGACAGCAACCACCATCTCTTGGATCCTGGTGGACCCAGCTGATGATGGCGGCCTGCCCATTCAGAGCTACATTGTGGAGTACAGGGAAGCAGAACACACTTGGGAGGAAGCTTTCAGACATGTATGGAACAAAG GCTCTTCCTACACCATCGACAACCTCATTCCAATGGCAACATACGTCTTCCGCTTTGCCGCACGGAGCAAGGTTGGCGACGGAGAGTGGGGAGGTGAAAAG AGTGAAATGATGCCCGGACACGCTGAGCCAGAGGAGCCCCTGATCTTTGCTGCGGCCGAGATGGAGATACCTTACTCCAACCACTATGAGCTCCAGTGGGAAGTCCCTCTCAACAATGGCCGGGAAATTGACTTCTTCCAGATTGTGTATTATCAG gtgaagaagaagggagaggagtgggagccGGTGGGGAAGAAGACGACGCAAGAGGTTCCTTATCCCGGCACAAGCTCCTACAAGATCGAAGGACTCCTCAGCAACTCATACTACAAGATTGAGTTGCGCGCTCACAACGACATTGGCTTTTCCACCCCAGCTGAGAAAATTATCAAGACTGCACATG GCCACGACCCAGAAGGTTTGTCCGAGGAGGGTGGCCCCAACGCTGGCATCATCGtggccatcatcatcatcgtcatcctggtggtggcagtggtggtggatgtgacCTGCTTCTTCACCCGCAGTGCCGGCCTCATCGCCACCATTGCCAGCAAGCGAGGTGccaaggacaaggacaaggagaccaTGCTTGAGGATGGCAAGAATGCAAG ACATTCCTCCCACGAAGGCATTGGTAAGAACCCGCAGGTGTGGAGAGGCACCAATGTGTCTGACAGGAGTGAGGGGGCCCACCAGGCACCACTTCGACCAGCACTCAGACCACCACAGCACCATCACACCTCTACAAGCACTGCCACTCCTGAACACCCACCACACCCGCCAGAGACTGAGGCCATGCAGAACACCAAACCCATCATTCGGGAGCTACACAGGAAGAGCACTAGGGAGGAAACTACTCATTCCTTAATTAACACAGGACATGATTTCTTTGACCCACCAAATGAGAATGTACTGAAGAGCAGCATCAGCTCTCCATTACTCGATCAGTCTTACTCTGATGACTCAATCTATGCTAAGGTGTCGGATGTCACTGAGCCAAGGGAGAACCCAGCCACTCGATGCACTCGCCTCACACATAGTCAGGAGTTGCTGGCACAAGTTCTTCAGAAGAGAGcaccattcagagagagagaagatgctCCCTTCCTACCCAAAGCCACCAAGGTACGGTCTGTGTCACTGGAAGATGCAGCTTATGACTTGGCGGAAATCCCTCACCCCAGCAGATTAGTAAACTCACTATTGGGCAGCACAGAAATGCTTCAAGATTTTCAAGCCCCACATCACAGCAGCACAGAAGCCCTGAAGTTTGGAAGTAATGAAGTATTCAGCCAGCCAACTGCACATCTTTTGTTAGGGAGCAGTGGAGATCCACTCACACACGTCATCCCACCTTGTCCCTTGccaagaaaaagtgaaaagtacAATGATAATCTGAGAATGCAGTTTTTCCTTTCAAACAGTAGAGAAATGCTGAATGGTGGTCCAAGATTAGCAGACAGCAGACCTCAAAATGGAGAAACATTGAATGGTCCTCCAAGATTGACAAACACCAGATCTCAAGGGCCTCCCAGTGTGGGGTCCTGCAGCACTCACTACCAGCCCACAGATGCCGCACCTCACcaaacacagacaaagacagCATACAGAATAGCACCTTATGATGACCCAATCATCCCCGCAAGGCCTCCCCCTCCAAGCCCCCCcaggagacaaggaaaagatGCACCACAGAACATCAAAACACAGCCATTTATCCCTCTCCCTGCACCTCGCAAAGACAAGAAACCTCCATGGAAAGTAAGCAAGGGATACAGTAGAGACACATCACAACATCCAAGTCTCAGCCTCAGCATGGACACTCTAGACTCAGCGACAGATACACACCAGTCACCACAGCAACACCCTCATCCTCTGCCCACAACCAGGTCCCTCAACAACCTGCTGGACGACTCAAACAGCAGTCTTCGGTCGTACGGCAAGCCAACACTGCTGTAG